A window of the Tenebrio molitor chromosome 1, icTenMoli1.1, whole genome shotgun sequence genome harbors these coding sequences:
- the LOC138135848 gene encoding F-box only protein 25, which translates to MPFISKDWRSPGEAWVKTEEGWEKKKVLENCKTIKQGNSEEPSAFINNETAIQPHCHITIKSTKEIAGFNELNEAVKKLDFMSAVRDVRRFNYICALLGLLIGQQMTALSGCAQKVLLAMLEEVASQAVTSQHNPRNFRQLLKKLRTLSDAERKSCWGGLLGSQVLWSEHTTKIERILKMAANMQICELSPESRPQLLQLPEECIREIILRLSDHRDLTASAQACEQMAAIVGEQRIWRELTKFHFSPTQIDLVLPKNCEKIDWKEIYHSLKKSFGLNEDRQYAEMLSLCRYCRCLFWRSLGHPCIADQCPEFRARLQEAGGITPPSPVPPSAFLKFFSL; encoded by the exons atgcctTTTATATCCAAAGACTGGCGATCACCAGGAGAAGCTTGGGTAAAAACAGAAGAAggatgggaaaagaaaaaagtattaGAAAACTGTAAAACAATCAA gCAAGGTAATTCAGAGGAGCCTTCTGCATTCATAAATAATGAGACTGCCATACAACCCCATTGCCACATAACAATTAAATCCACGAAAGAA ATTGCAGGATTTAATGAACTGAACGAAGCTGTTAAAAAACTAGATTTTATGAGCGCTGTAAGAGATGTAAGGCGTttcaattatatttgtgctttgCTTGGATTACTCATTGGCCAACAAATGACAGCATTGTCAGGATGTGCTCAAAAAGTGCTATTAGCAATGTTGGAAGAAGTTGCCAGTCAAGCAGTAACAAGTCAACATAATCCTAGAAATTTTCGCCAgctgttgaaaaaattaagaacattAAGCGATGCGGAACGTAAGTCTTGCTGGGGAGGTCTTTTAGGTTCACAAGTACTCTGGAGTGAACACACAACGAAAATTGAGCGTATATTAAAAATGGCCGCTAACATGCAAATTTGTGAACTCAGTCCAGAATCGAGGCCCCAGCTTCTGCAATTACCCGAAGAATGTATTCGTGAGATTATTTTGAGATTATCAGATCACAGAGACTTGACTGCTAGTGCACAAGCATGCGAACAAATGGCTGCTATTGTTGGAGAACAACGGATTTGGAGAGAActgacaaaatttcatttctcaCCTACTCAGATAGATTTAGTTTTACCAAAAAATTGCGAGAAAATTGACTGGAAAGAAATTTACCATTctttgaaaaa ATCTTTTGGTTTAAACGAAGATCGACAGTATGCGGAAATGTTGTCCTTATGCCGATATTGTCGATGCCTCTTCTGGAGATCTTTAGGACATCCGTGCATCGCCGACCAGTGTCCAGAATTTCGTGCTAGACTTCAAGAAGCTGGTGGAATTACTCCGCCCAGTCCTGTTCCTCCTTCAGCTTTTTTGAAGTTCTTCTCCTTGTAG
- the LOC138137599 gene encoding glutamate receptor ionotropic, delta-2-like has product MFPRSPTAIRIDANCYKKTATKDLENPSGFIGLDGNILNELAKIMNFTVQMSNFSNHTFYGVPLQNGTVIGSLGAVVNSIVDLATNGRFITKQEYNYVEFTVPYANDKICIIAPKSEKIPHWVETFIGFGWDVWLLLFGSISFSLLVWYTFQNIEFDKSNVNKVWMDIFSIFLNVPVKVVGSTPGRNMFLVSCYVFMVIFTGIFQGNLVRSFSATSYYAEINTLEELDTSGLKILTSLNIFNNNESTLFERLQSNVIDRNESAKEAVAYHKNVVALERKKDANLFKYVYVTREGIPLLHVVQECPISYHLAFIVTEGSPYLPRFNQLIRRMFESGLTEKWYNDVVECIIMKEKFKNSEDGKKVKPFTLYDMQLPFIVLILGVTSSICVFTYEFYLLRSD; this is encoded by the coding sequence ATGTTTCCAAGAAGTCCCACTGCTATAAGGATTGACGCAAACTGCTACAAAAAGACTGCAACTAAAGATTTGGAAAATCCTAGTGGTTTTATTGGATTGGATGGAAATATACTGAACGAACTGgcaaaaattatgaatttcacagttcaaatgtcaaatttttcgAATCATACTTTTTACGGTGTCCCTTTACAAAACGGAACAGTTATAGGAAGTTTGGGTGCAGTGGTAAACAGCATTGTAGATTTAGCAACGAACGGAAGATTTATTACCAAGCAAGAGTACAATTACGTTGAATTTACAGTACCCTATGCCAatgataaaatatgtattattgcACCAAAATCCGAAAAAATACCGCATTGGGTAGAAACTTTTATAGGATTTGGATGGGACGTGTGGTTGTTACTTTTTGGGTCTATTTCCTTCTCTCTCTTGGTTTGGTATACTTTTCAAAACATTGAATTTGACAAGAGCAACGTTAACAAAGTATGGATGGATATATTCAGTATATTTCTAAATGTTCCAGTGAAAGTAGTAGGTTCTACTCCTGGTAGAAACATGTTTTTGGTTTCATGTTATGTTTTTATGGTAATatttaccgggatttttcAAGGAAATTTAGTAAGATCATTTAGTGCTACATCTTATTATGCCGAGATCAACACTTTGGAGGAATTAGACACTTCTGGTTTAAAGATTTTAACTTCGTTGaatatatttaataataatgaatcaaCATTGTTTGAAAGATTACAGAGCAATGTAATCGATCGGAATGAATCCGCAAAAGAGGCGGTCGCTTACCATAAAAATGTTGTGGCATTAGAAAGGAAAAAAGATGCAAATCTGTTTAAGTACGTCTACGTTACTCGGGAAGGAATTCCTCTGCTTCATGTTGTTCAAGAATGTCCTATTTCTTACCATCTCGCATTTATCGTAACAGAAGGTTCGCCGTATCTACCCAGatttaatcaattaattaGAAGAATGTTTGAGAGTGGATTAACCGAAAAATGGTACAATGATGTTGTAGAATGTATaataatgaaagaaaaatttaaaaattcagagGACGGAAAAAAAGTTAAACCGTTTACGTTGTATGACATGCAATTGCCATTTATTGTACTAATTTTGGGGGTGACATCCTCAATTTGTGTATTTacttatgaattttatttgcttAGAAGCGACTAA
- the Polr2L gene encoding DNA-directed RNA polymerases I, II, and III subunit RPABC5 — protein MIIPVRCFTCGKVIGNKWEAYLGLLQAEYTEGDALDALGLKRYCCRRMLLGHVDLIEKLLNYAPLEK, from the coding sequence ATGATTATACCAGTCCGCTGTTTTACTTGTGGAAAAGTGATTGGAAATAAATGGGAAGCTTATTTAGGTCTTCTACAGGCCGAATATACCGAAGGAGATGCATTGGATGCGTTGGGATTGAAACGATATTGTTGTCGAAGAATGCTTCTTGGTCATGTAGACCTTATTGAAAAGTTACTCAATTATGCACCTTTAGAgaagtaa